AGACGTTGCTATTGttttacgaaatataaaaaaagagattATATTGTGTGAGATAAAACTGAACATTTCAACACagtctaattaaaaaacatcGCTCTATGCGCTGTCTACTTCACTTGTCAATGAACAGCttgcacttggtggtagggctttgtgcaagcccgtctgggtaggtaccacccattcatcagatattctaccgccaaacagcagtactcagtattgttgtgttccggtttgaagggcgggtgaaccagtgtaattacaggcacaagggacataatatcttagttttcaaggttggtggcgtattggcgatgtaaggcatCTCTCAGGAATGTAAGGACCTCTTACCATCTggtagcccatttgcttgtctgtcaaactatataaaaaaaaaagtaaataaatgagTATTATCGACTCCATGGAAAAGGAAATAGAACTGATATTAAAGCGCAAGATGCtttgttttttacaaaaaaaagaattcCGACAATCGAATGCATTTAACTAAGCTCGCTCGAAACAAAAACAAAGCGCCTAAAGCTTAGTCAGACTGCTTCAATAGATTATAAagtgttacataataataagcATGCCGAGGAAACCTCCTTGTTTCAGGTGATATTTAACACAAATCCGCATAACAATTGCGTGTTAGGATAATCTCTAACCTTAAGAGGACAGGAGATCTATCCCCAGTTGTGGACATTTATTTTACCATGTGTGAGGTCGAAAAACTATAAGTTGTCTCTCTATattcatgtatattatatattcacatAGTATCTTTGTTACAGTACTTGAGAGAGCGATTCAAAGTAGACGTGCCTCATCGCTTTCGTCCTCATCAATTTATGTCTCCAACTTTTTGCGATCACTGCGGTGCACTTCTTTATGGATTTTTCAAGCAAGGACTGAAGTGTGAaggtaaatttcattttattttctcgtTTCAAAATACTTGATACATTTCATAAGAAATTATCGTCGTGGCACTTCAATCTTTTTATTTACacgtagaaaatatatataatatgttttaacaaaatgtGTTTTATACGAATTTGTTtgatatgaaataattcaattgatttgatttattttttatttttgagataGGATTTATAGCCCGATATTACTATTAtactaaatgttatatataatagatatagataggataacttatgtaattttatgtaaatcttAGTctgtaaatgatttttattaataataataaatattcatattattcattatttctttAACTATGCAAATGCTGCAAGTAacgcattatttattataagcctATTCGTGTTTATTAACTGacatgtatttcttttttatgtttttgtttttgtttcttgcAATGGAATGCTTAATTCATCGTTCATTGAAAGTCACATTATTgcacataatatacaaatgtaatatttttgaatacgaaaattaatgtaaaacgaTTGgagtatatttttcaaataattatgctGATGTATAAACTTCATAAACTATTCGTAGCTCGAAGCTACGAAGGCTACGAGATGTGAACGCTACGATGAAAGgttacgttattttattatcaatacataGTTGTATTTCAAAGGTAAaaaagtgaaatatatttaaaggtttctcaattagaaattaaaaaaaaaaactaagaaagaagaagatacctacaaattataattagggTTATcgttattctaaatattattattcttcttaaaaatattaatcttgttCATATTTATCTCTAGAGCTACAAAGTTATAGTCCGTTTATATCCTAACGAAAATACCAGAATTTATTCCAATAACCAATGATTTCGAGGCGCCATATGATTTAGAATCCATATTCTGTATTAAGAAtttgaataattgtaaattttgcaGAAAATATGTACCCGTTTCAAAATCATGAGCCATTTTCATAGTTGCTGAAGGGATATTAATACTACTAGCTAGCTTCTCGAAAGCTTAAGGCATAGTACTTGGGCTCTATAAGTTGGCTTCGATGGCTATGATTTTTCATAGAAAAAGTTAGTACTTGAGGGTGGAGTAGAAAAGTTGCCAATAAACCCGGCGTTGTCTGTCAAAAACCCACAGATATTAGACACATTAGCTTTGTTATACTTATTtgcttatattacttatttgctTCTGTAGGTTGagaattgatattatatagtatatataaacataaaaaagctTTTGACTGTCTTGGGAAAACAAATCCTTAATTTTCCAACGGTTAGAAGATATGAGTCTTAACAGGTACGCGGTGATCcgatgaattttcatgtgtttaatttgtgtttataattcatctcatgtccggagatgaaggaaaacatcctgcaTGCAGCGGATGAGAATCTGCTAcgatatccaccaacccgtattggagcagcgtagtagaGTTTCCAATCCTTCTCTTCAAAAGTTAGTCAGTTACAGACTATTACTCTACTTAAAGCAATACATTtttgtaacttatatatatatacaaagacaGTTCTTTGTTTAGTTTGTTTAGCCCTATTGGCATCGGCGACCACTAAATGAGTCTCcctctattatttttttaattgaactactaaataaataatatttttgacattaaataaataattataaagttttaggTTTCCAATACAATTGACGTGACATGAAAGACGTGAAACTGAAATTGTCGTATGgtgtaaattttagtttatcaGTTTTTGAATTAGTAGTTTTTACAACCGCTTCTTTTTTCGTTATTACTTATTTCTGGTATTTAtactgtatatatgtaaattaatactatatacataatataacgtTTAGTTTCATCAACTTTATAATGtcattacgtttttatttttattgatgtagTTACGTTAATATACGACACGTACGAAGGTACGACACGTTTTGTTAACCAACATACGATACAAGTAATACTACACGAGTCTGtacattactataataatataaatcaaaaggGAGATTATACTCGAAGCATTATAGTGAatcaacaaaagcgaatacaaaattcaAAGCAAATAACAATCGTCGGTAGCGCAAAACGAAGCGACTTTAAGTTAAAGCGTCAATTGATAATAAAAGTTTCAACACCTTTTACGTATCTCTACATagtgtaaaacaaagtcgcatctcgcaacggattttaacgaaattttaataaataaacatatcataaattaagaggaaattttatatatataatacatgtatacattaatatatgtatatatatattagtacagAAAAGTCGAGCATTTTAGCTTGCCTAGCTGAAAAGAAacaaacttttctttttatgtgTGTTCTTCAATGTAAACGAATCTTATTATGCCCACGTGAAATAGCGACGAGTAGCTGTTTCATATATCTGAGATATCAATGTTAGTTTAGTAGGAAATCAGTTTAGTTTTAATACCTTTTCTACTCTGTTTactaatgattttatttgtttggtaGGCTTTGACTaagtattatcaataataaccCTGAAAAAGGCCGTCTATAATTAATAGGgagagtaaaaaatataaataataataaatatttataaaaaagagccGTCATGACCCTGTGGTTAGAAGATATGAATCTTGATTCCgaattcaaacccaggtaagcaccactgaaatcttatgtgcttaatttatgtttataatacatctagTGCTCGGCTATagaggaaaacatcatgagaaaaCCGCATTGGATTAGCTAGGTGGAATAAGCTGTAAAACTTTCACCTCGAGACGAGAGAACTATTCCCAGGTGTGGTAAATTTAtaggcaattattttttttactctacaattaaagaaaacaaaaattttcaTCTGTCTGTCTTgcttttttcaattttactgtttttaattctatttgttTTATCTCTCGCACGACAATAtgcattcttttttaaattatcctttTCTACGTAAAGTGCAGCGTAGCATTgcttttatatagaaaatactaTTCATAGACCcgacataaaacattttaaaacagaaCACGGTACACCtctaaatataatgatttcGTATGATGATTTATTTTCGTCATTCCGCGCTAGAATCGAGCCAACAAGTGCATTAAGTTGTTTacggatatattatttaaaaattctaatttgtctatattaatttaaaattttataaaaattacctaGTGATGGTTTAGTGAAAACTATTATTGTCATTGATACGTCACCAATCAATCAACCGGCTTGTTAGGCGGGCGGGATAGTGGGCGGAGCGCTCACCTGCGCTAGAGCGACCTTCCCAGTCAGTCTGCGTCGCGCGCTTGCCCGACATCGTTGTTGGGTAAATATCGCGCGCAAGATCCCTGTCGCGTTATTATGCCTCTGTTTTCCGATCATATCAGCAACATGTATTACAGTGGAACGCCGTCTTATACTAGTTCGCCATATAATTACAGTAGTTCAGTGTCACCATATGGATCGTCTTACAGTGCATCTTACTTAAATCCAGGGGGTAATTATTCGTCTCATTCATCTTTGGGAGGGTACTCTCGAACCCCCTTGACATCCCGATGGTTAACAAGTGGAAGTAGGGTCTATTCTCCAATATTAAGTACTATTTCTGAAAAAGGAACATCAAGTCCAGGGAGAATAAATAGTCCCCGAAGGATACCTATAAGTAGTAGAACCTATATCACGTCAACATATACACCTCgacctataaatataaatacagctGATATTGACGTGTCAAGAGAcaaatatcgaaataaattatcAGATTCGAATTCGGCTCCTGTCACCGGATTACCACCTAGACGTAGTAGTCCAATCATAGAAAGAGATAATGGACATGATAAACCCGATACTGGTATTGACTCGTCACCTGGACCTCATCGTAGTACCATAAAAAGAGATCGCGCAGTAGTTAGACTCCATACCATAAAACGAAAAGAAAGAGATTCTCCACGTAAGTCCTATGAAGATTCAAAATGTACAAATGTTGATAGTGAAAAGCAATCAGAACAAGTTAAGTGGAGAGAAAAATTAGCTAGTGACTTAGAATATAAAGTACCAAAAGAAAAGAAATCTTTGGGAGCTAAATTAGTAGAAAAGTTTACACTTAAAGATAAAGATGATAGTGAATTCATTACTATAACAAAAAAGACTCCTCCAAGACAAATAGATAAAGAAATTTTACCTGAAATTCAAATACCTACTGAAACAATATCTTCAAATAAATCTTTAGGTAGACGTTGCTCTATGGAACTTTTAGCTGAACAAGCTTCCTTGCTAGATTCCCTTATAAGGAGAGAGAATTTAAGTACTGTGCctttagatttaagtaaaattggCTCCGAAAGCTTCTCTGGCTTTGAGGAAACCGAATCAGAAAGtagcaaaaaaagaaaatcagagCAGGAAAATCCTTTAACAACAACAAAATCAGATCATTCTCTGAACACTCGTCTTTTATCAGTAGGATTGAAAGACCCAAAACATGCAAAACGACGAAGCTTAAGAAAGTGTTCGTCGGGTGGCAGTATCTGCAAATTAGATCGTATAACAGAACTACCTCAAAATTTAACTACTATGGATGTGTCCACTATACCAGAAAAAAAAGAcgcaaataaaatttgtaaaaaagaaacaagtaaaaaattaaaacctaaaattaaaacaaaaattacatcTACAGTAGAAGTAACAACAACACCACCAAgcccattaaaatttattgtggaACAAGTAACCATTGAAGAAAAATGTGTACCATATAAAAAGGGTATAATATACAGTAGCACAGTAGATGATGACCCAACGGCCAAAAAATTAGTTAGTTTAGAAGGACATAGAAaaagcagaaaattaaagacgaAACCAAAACAAGAGGCTAACCAAATCAATTGTGATATAACAGTTTCAAATACTAAGGAAAATGACTTATTACAAATGAGcgaaaaaataaagaatgaaaCGCCACTTAAGGTTTTAAAAGGACACAGAAAAAGCTTTAGATCAAAAAGAATTGTTGAAAATCATGATTTAAAATCTCCAGAACCTGACGATGGAAATTTTTGGGATAAAATCGGTAAAAGAGAAACAATATACTTAATCAACAGAAAACAAAACATAGACGAAGCTAAAGAAAAATCAAACCGTTTATATTGGTTTCCGGAAAATGAGGAAgctgagataaattatataaattacaatgacCCCATTGACttggaaaaaaatacaattgaaaaaagTGTCGACGTGAAAGAGACGATTATAAACACCAACGAAGTAATTAATTCAGTGCCAATATTGTTAGAAAAACAAGATAAACATTCGACTGAAAACAAAGAGAATATTTCTGATACAGAAATCAAAGAGAAAATTCCTTTACCTATTGAGGATAAAACCTGTAACGTTTccgataattataataacaaggtATTAAGCTTTACTGATCCCAATGACCAGAACGCttctatagaaaaaaatacagaagtATTACTTATTGCAGAAATAAAGGAATCTCCATCGGAATGTTTAACTTCTTTGCCTTtagataaattgaataaaaaaagtaaaaatgaatCTAAAATCATAaccaaaattgaaaaaagtgaAACGGAAGATAGAAATACCGAGATACCAAGTGAAAGTTTGGACTTGCCATCAGATTTAATGACTAAAACAAGTAAAGATTTAATTGAGACAATACCCATATGTGAACAAAACATCGTCAATGATATTATTAGACCAATTAATACAGAGTTAGATGACGTGCAACCATTAATCAATAATACAGAACAAATACGTTCAGTATCAAATGTATCTGAACAAGAAGACCTTGTCACTGTTGATTGTgagataaaagaaaataagcCAGAAGAAACAAAATGCGAAGAGACAGGTGTAAAAGTTAACTCTGTAACTAAAgacttaaatcaaattatttccaAAGGgataaatataaaggaaaaaccAGCTAAAAGTATTGAAAAAGATAGTTTAAATACTTTAGCTGTAGAAACATCATCTCTAAGCAATGATAACATTGCTGATAATTTAAACATTCCAACGGATAATTGCAAAGAAAAAACTTCGACTTCGAAATcgattgaaaataattcaaacgaTGAAACACATAATATAGGTACAAAACCAGATAAAGAAGAAGTACTACCTTGTTCCAGTTCCGCTTTGCCTATTGCAAAGCCTGTAAAAAGGGAAAAAGCTCCGATGGTTCTTATTGCTACGCCAAGACCGCTGCAAAAAAAGAAACCTCACGTTGTAAATTCGTCTTCATCTTCTGAATCGTCTGATGATGAATCATCTGATGAAGAGAGTGATGATAACGAGTCAGGATCCAGTGAAGCATCTGCTGACTTTTTTGAATGTGAAAACAATCCGGATGGAAGAACTTCAACAGGATCTAACGATTCCGGATTTGATTCATCAGTTCCGACGTCTCCTTCAGGATTTTTATACAcgaaaaaaggtaaaaaaaaatgcgaaaataacaTGTACATATACGGTGTGTTAATaggtgtaaaataattaatttgtacataaCACACAACTATCcctaagttatatttttatttttgggcaTGAAAGCATTGCATGGCTTAAGCACACTAATATCGTTAGGGAAAAACATTGAATCGATTAATTTTTATGGGCCAAGCAAAGGTATTATGAATTTGTTATAGACTGCGATGTTAATTGTCATCGAAAATGTGAAAAATTGACGGCGAATTTATGTGGAGTTAACCAGCGGCTTTTAGTCGAAGCACTGGCATCACGCACTACATCAAAGAGAGGTAGGTTTCCAAAACCATAACATGCTTAAAGtcttaaaaagaatatattatgtttccgCATATAGTTTAACTGTTTACGTTATGGAGCGGCGTAGGTGCATCACGAAGCTATTCTTTGATTGAACAAAAACCAGTAATGTTAACAAGATAGCTATAACCTATAACAGCATAACTCTTccaaaattttctatttttaaagtgtacataaggaaataaattaatattaaagttgtacaatagaaataatattatacctaattatataaCTCGGTAAACATAACGTCTTCAAAAacgtaatacatattttaaaaactaaaaatattatattaaaaattttatatttaataaatattgtacacttAGTTTACGAGAATACGTAAAATCGATACCTCAGTATTTGAGTTCCCGTAGTGCGAAGATACGATGATCGGCGATTTATTTGGCGGGCCTTCAAAACGTCACGTATTTTTATCCGTCCAGACCGCCCGCTTGTTTGTTGGCATTACTCGTTAGTGGTATTGTTTTAGGGTGTTTTTAGCGAATTTATTAACAGTAATCTTTaacttaattactaaaaaatgaaataaactagCTAATTAGATTATCCTATTTTGCTTAGATcgtattttgttgaaatatttttcttaagaaaCACTTACCTAACCTATTCCCATCaaagtatgaataaatttaaaataattatatttacgtattccatgcgattcgctaatagtTCTGTTATATTATGGACTACAAAACAGTTCTagtataataaatctttatttattatacaacagtATGGAACTGAAATATTcatatcaactttaattttacttccaaagttctaATAACAGTTCCAAATCGCTATTTTTTTGGGAAttcgtaataaatatcataggttaaattattaaagctttcgaccaatgatagcGTTCcaatgtaaaattttgtttattcggTTATTCGTCTTTACTCTTCTTGTGGTTGAAATAGGTTACAGGCACTTAACGAATTTGATAAAAGAGATTTTCTCCGTTTATTCCATCTAACTattcctattaaatattttaatattctcttTTTATTCTAACTAATGGATtgtgacataaaattattttaatttggtattACGCTTTACGTTGATAATCTCGTTAAATTATCAACAAATGGTTTTAAGTAAAacgttatgtaaatattttgccgaatttcattttcaatctCATAGGAAACTTAGGGCAGAgtgttttatcatatttatatgcaGGTGGAGACAATCCCAGCACCTCTACCGGACCTTCAACATCACAAACATATACTCACGACATCTTAGAACAAGAGTTGGGtaagaaaaaacatatataagctctttaaaaacgtattaaacattttgtttgtattcTTTATCTATAAACTACCTTTCATATGCTTCGCCTGCTGTATATaactaatttgtatatatttgtccTGTATAAACACTTCTttcatattcttatatttatccatgtattttataacctaatttataatatttgataacggTGAGTATCTGTTTTGCATGTTATGATTCGTcagatttattttagttctatCGAACAAACTTTTCAACGATCTCTATTTCGGAGTGAACTTTCGTTTGGGAGCTGGGAGGTAATAAATAAAGGCTTCTTGACACAATTGGCAAAAAGCGAATCGAATTTCGAAACTATCTAATAATATCTACACTGAAAACGTCAGGACTTTCTCTTACAAATCTTCAAATCGTATTAGAATCCGCATTCCAAAGAAGATTAAAATCagcttaatatttcaaataaccaCACAAACACATATTGTTATACGACAAATACGTTTCATTATATACTTCAGCGGAAACATTGAGATgcataaaaaactattaaatcattaattatagtaagtttcatttatattataaataaaagattaaatgtaTTCCTTGGTACTAatagcattatttataaataattatatattgtattgtactaATTAAAGTTTCTGTTAGTGTTTATTCCAATTGCTGCTtctcaacatttaaaaacatttgctcGCATAACTGCGTATTTGTCTATTCTGaaagaactttttaaattatatatgaatatctcGTTATCAATTTTCGTTATTCACGTATTTgtagacaattttatataaacaacaagtgtgctataataataatgtttaaataaaatgaagcaAATCCCTAAATTCCTTGAAATGGAATAAAGGAAAATGTCGGGGCCAAATAATCTGTCAGACTTGTCAGTCACAGTTGAAAGACGCGACATTATCGTATAATTCGTGTCCAAAATAAAAGCCGATAAACAAACTTGTTTTCCTTTTCATTTTGATACTGAAAAACTAGTAGAGGATAAATATCGCGAAATTTATTTCTGAATAAGGctcaacaaacaaaaaaagcaTTGGATATGTTTACGCGGTAATTTATgctctatattatttaatacggtttttattttaataaaatttgtaaactaTGCTCAATACTTTTCTACTCATAATATTGTGTAGGtagaataaaattttcttatgatattaattagCGTGTCTACTTAAAAGCGTATAGAATATGAAAAAAAGTCAttctaatgttttaaattaaatatgtctaaGTAGGCAGACGTccaggtaataataataattacagtaaattttatcgaaaaaataaGGTTGTTATGATTATTTCTTGTCTTCACAGACAAGCTATAACAacgtgaataatattatattgtttttttacatttaaatacatctCTCTAATATCTGACATTGTCGAATCGTTGCATCCACTCATGCATTTCGGTTGAATGCAATAGGAATAAAACGGtatattcttgttttatttgccataattattcaaatgagACGTTGAGTTAAAGCAGTGCCAGAACaactaattgttataattatttacaacgaTACATGTTGTCCGATAATTATAATCTGGCTGAAAGAGTGTGCGGATTAAACATGTGTACCAAccgttacatttttaaattctatactCGAACAAAAacgtttaatgtataaatttaaataaaaaaagtaaaaaaagcaTTCAGTGATGTGAACTTAGCcctagtaaataatattcaataattacgtcatagtaataaattaaaatttaaaaaaaaaaatcatttgtgaTTTATGTCCACactttcttatttcttattgatCGTTTGCATACAACATATAACGCACAACATGTAAGAtgcgtttttataaaaatcttagctttatataaattttcaatatttactatCGACCTTGATATTGCTGCTTTAACGGGCTATTTTTAGAGGGCATGTGATTTTTCTAACACTACTAAAGTATTCTGTCGTATTCTGAAATTGttgatacaaattatatttattaaaaagacatataatgtataatcgtattaaaaaagtcaaaataGGATATCGaatggatttttaaaaataaaattaaacctatATAAATAACCTAGTTtgctaaaattttacaatattacacatattttctatttataaagcaTAAACGAATTATACGTTAAGATGATggtttattctttataaatacgtGTTATACGAAAATTTACCAaaagtttatgtaattatatatagctATTTACTATTTTGTAATGAGGATTCGTAATTTCTTAATTCATAACTCTACACCTCTCGAGCCAGCATGGTTAAAATTTTGTGAAAGAGATAATATTgagataattttatgatttatatttttttatctattaacttaattttctaattttttcaAAGACTTGTTTCCGTATATAATGGGTTTTCTATctactaaaatataacatttaatatgatGCAACTTTTTCCAGAACATTCGAAGGCATATGAACTCTTCAGAAAAACTGGACGATTTACGCCTCCCGCAAGATTCATTCCACGATTCAGAAAATATACGATTGAAGATTTTcagtttataaaagttttaggCAAAGGAAGTTTTGGCAAGGTGAGTTACTTTCTaaccaaattaaatattgagaaTAATCAAACTACCAgactaaaaataacatttaaaataagtatttttttaagtatgttgCGT
This genomic stretch from Vanessa atalanta chromosome 5, ilVanAtal1.2, whole genome shotgun sequence harbors:
- the LOC125064316 gene encoding uncharacterized protein LOC125064316 isoform X1: MPLFSDHISNMYYSGTPSYTSSPYNYSSSVSPYGSSYSASYLNPGGNYSSHSSLGGYSRTPLTSRWLTSGSRVYSPILSTISEKGTSSPGRINSPRRIPISSRTYITSTYTPRPININTADIDVSRDKYRNKLSDSNSAPVTGLPPRRSSPIIERDNGHDKPDTGIDSSPGPHRSTIKRDRAVVRLHTIKRKERDSPRKSYEDSKCTNVDSEKQSEQVKWREKLASDLEYKVPKEKKSLGAKLVEKFTLKDKDDSEFITITKKTPPRQIDKEILPEIQIPTETISSNKSLGRRCSMELLAEQASLLDSLIRRENLSTVPLDLSKIGSESFSGFEETESESSKKRKSEQENPLTTTKSDHSLNTRLLSVGLKDPKHAKRRSLRKCSSGGSICKLDRITELPQNLTTMDVSTIPEKKDANKICKKETSKKLKPKIKTKITSTVEVTTTPPSPLKFIVEQVTIEEKCVPYKKGIIYSSTVDDDPTAKKLVSLEGHRKSRKLKTKPKQEANQINCDITVSNTKENDLLQMSEKIKNETPLKVLKGHRKSFRSKRIVENHDLKSPEPDDGNFWDKIGKRETIYLINRKQNIDEAKEKSNRLYWFPENEEAEINYINYNDPIDLEKNTIEKSVDVKETIINTNEVINSVPILLEKQDKHSTENKENISDTEIKEKIPLPIEDKTCNVSDNYNNKVLSFTDPNDQNASIEKNTEVLLIAEIKESPSECLTSLPLDKLNKKSKNESKIITKIEKSETEDRNTEIPSESLDLPSDLMTKTSKDLIETIPICEQNIVNDIIRPINTELDDVQPLINNTEQIRSVSNVSEQEDLVTVDCEIKENKPEETKCEETGVKVNSVTKDLNQIISKGINIKEKPAKSIEKDSLNTLAVETSSLSNDNIADNLNIPTDNCKEKTSTSKSIENNSNDETHNIGTKPDKEEVLPCSSSALPIAKPVKREKAPMVLIATPRPLQKKKPHVVNSSSSSESSDDESSDEESDDNESGSSEASADFFECENNPDGRTSTGSNDSGFDSSVPTSPSGFLYTKKDCDVNCHRKCEKLTANLCGVNQRLLVEALASRTTSKRGGDNPSTSTGPSTSQTYTHDILEQELEHSKAYELFRKTGRFTPPARFIPRFRKYTIEDFQFIKVLGKGSFGKVMLAELRDTEYYYAVKCLKKDVVLEDDDVECTLIERKVLALGTNHPYLCHLFATFQTDSHLFFVMEYLNGGDLMFHIQQSGRFPEARARFYAAEIVSGLKFLHKRGIVYRDLKLDNILLDFDGHVRIADFGMCKLQIYLDKTADTFCGTPDYMAPEIIKGLKYGQNVDWWSFGVLLYEMLIGQSPFSGCDEDELFWSICNEMPSYPRFLSSEALSILTRLLDKDARTRLGGAECMHGDIRDQDFFHPVQWDRLERRELDATFKPRVRHPMDTQYFDRAFTGERPRLTAVEPQVLKSMDQEPFRGFSYTNPNATDR
- the LOC125064316 gene encoding serine/threonine-protein kinase BCK1/SLK1/SSP31 isoform X2 → MPLFSDHISNMYYSGTPSYTSSPYNYSSSVSPYGSSYSASYLNPGGNYSSHSSLGGYSRTPLTSRWLTSGSRVYSPILSTISEKGTSSPGRINSPRRIPISSRTYITSTYTPRPININTADIDVSRDKYRNKLSDSNSAPVTGLPPRRSSPIIERDNGHDKPDTGIDSSPGPHRSTIKRDRAVVRLHTIKRKERDSPRKSYEDSKCTNVDSEKQSEQVKWREKLASDLEYKVPKEKKSLGAKLVEKFTLKDKDDSEFITITKKTPPRQIDKEILPEIQIPTETISSNKSLGRRCSMELLAEQASLLDSLIRRENLSTVPLDLSKIGSESFSGFEETESESSKKRKSEQENPLTTTKSDHSLNTRLLSVGLKDPKHAKRRSLRKCSSGGSICKLDRITELPQNLTTMDVSTIPEKKDANKICKKETSKKLKPKIKTKITSTVEVTTTPPSPLKFIVEQVTIEEKCVPYKKGIIYSSTVDDDPTAKKLVSLEGHRKSRKLKTKPKQEANQINCDITVSNTKENDLLQMSEKIKNETPLKVLKGHRKSFRSKRIVENHDLKSPEPDDGNFWDKIGKRETIYLINRKQNIDEAKEKSNRLYWFPENEEAEINYINYNDPIDLEKNTIEKSVDVKETIINTNEVINSVPILLEKQDKHSTENKENISDTEIKEKIPLPIEDKTCNVSDNYNNKVLSFTDPNDQNASIEKNTEVLLIAEIKESPSECLTSLPLDKLNKKSKNESKIITKIEKSETEDRNTEIPSESLDLPSDLMTKTSKDLIETIPICEQNIVNDIIRPINTELDDVQPLINNTEQIRSVSNVSEQEDLVTVDCEIKENKPEETKCEETGVKVNSVTKDLNQIISKGINIKEKPAKSIEKDSLNTLAVETSSLSNDNIADNLNIPTDNCKEKTSTSKSIENNSNDETHNIGTKPDKEEVLPCSSSALPIAKPVKREKAPMVLIATPRPLQKKKPHVVNSSSSSESSDDESSDEESDDNESGSSEASADFFECENNPDGRTSTGSNDSGFDSSVPTSPSGFLYTKKGGDNPSTSTGPSTSQTYTHDILEQELEHSKAYELFRKTGRFTPPARFIPRFRKYTIEDFQFIKVLGKGSFGKVMLAELRDTEYYYAVKCLKKDVVLEDDDVECTLIERKVLALGTNHPYLCHLFATFQTDSHLFFVMEYLNGGDLMFHIQQSGRFPEARARFYAAEIVSGLKFLHKRGIVYRDLKLDNILLDFDGHVRIADFGMCKLQIYLDKTADTFCGTPDYMAPEIIKGLKYGQNVDWWSFGVLLYEMLIGQSPFSGCDEDELFWSICNEMPSYPRFLSSEALSILTRLLDKDARTRLGGAECMHGDIRDQDFFHPVQWDRLERRELDATFKPRVRHPMDTQYFDRAFTGERPRLTAVEPQVLKSMDQEPFRGFSYTNPNATDR